The genomic interval TGGACATCGCGCGCAATGTCATCGACATGCGCCTGCCGCGCAAACGCCTGGATAGCGGAACCTGGGGCGTGATGGGTATCGGCATGGGCTACGCCGTGGGCGCGGCGGTGACCAGCGGCAAGCCGGTCGTGGCGATCGAAGGCGACAGCGCCTTTGGCTTCAGCGCCATGGAAATAGAAACAATTTGTCGATATCGACTACCCATAGTTGTGATAGTTTTCAACAACGGCGGCATCTATCGCGGCGACGACGTCAATCGCGCCGGCGGCAGCGACCCCGCGCCCACCGTCCTCATGCAACAGGCTCATTACGAGAAAATCATCGAAGCCTTCGGCGGCACCGGCCATTACGTGGTTGAGCCGCGGGGACTGGCAACGGCCCTTATCGCTTCGCTGGCGTCGGGGAAGCCGGCGCTGATCAATTGCGTGATCGATCCGAAAGCGGGAACGGAAAGCGGCCATATCGCCAACCTCAACCCGCGAAGCGACATCACGCCGAAGAAGTAAGCGGACGTGGCGGAGCGGGCTTTAGCGTGCCACGCCAATTGGCGCTACCACCGGCGCCACCGCGGTGGCTTCTTCCTGCATCAGCCAGCGATAGAGCAGGCCGCCCAGCATCGCGCCCACGATCGGCGCGAGCCAAAACAGCCAGAGCTGCCCAATCGCCCACCCCCCTGCGAACAGCGCGGGTCCGGTGCTGCGGGCTGGATTCACCGAAGTATTGGTTACCGGAATACTGATCAGATGGATTAAGGTCAGAACCAAGCCAATGGGAATCGGCGCGAAGCCCGCAGGAACGCGCACGTCGGTCGCCCCCATGATCACGAACAGAAAGATCAGCGTCATCGTGATTTCACAGACCGCGCACGACAGCAACGGGTAACCACCGGGCGAGTGGGCACCATAGCCGTTGGCCGCGAACCCCCCGCCCAGGCTGAAGCTAGGCGCGCCGCTGGCGATAACATAGAGCACCGCGGCGGCGAGGATCGCGCCGAGCACCTGGGCAATCACGTAGGGCGCTAACTCGCTGCCGGGAAAGCGGCCACCGGCCCACAGTCCGAAGCTCACGGCGGGATTGATGTGGCATCCGGAAATATGCCCGATCGCGAAGGCCATTGTCAGCAGCGTGAGCCCGAAAGCCAGTGCCACGCCGACGAAACCCACGCCCAGGTGGGGAAAGCCCGCGGCCAGGACCGCGGTCCCGCATCCGCCGAGCACCAGCCAGAACGTCCCGATGAATTCCGCTGCCGCGCGACGCGAAAGGCTAATAGACATAACCGGTCTCCTCTTATTGCTGATCGCGGTCAGAAAGCGCAAAGGATTCGCGCGCTTTTACGATGCTCCGGTTGATCCTGTTTCCAGCTGTAGCATTCCGACCAGTCGCCGCAGAACTGGACTACCAAGACTCGTTACTCAATATTTCGGCATCGAGGGCATCTCACTGGCTCCCGGAATCTTGTTGGTTAGTCCGCCCGTGGCGTTGCTGACCGCGCACGAGGCCAGGATATCGGTGGCGTGCTCCGCCACGTAGCCTTTGAGCAGCTCGATGGCACCGGGTAGCGGAAGTTTGGTGCTGCCCGCAAACGAAGACGCCGCAACCGACATAACTCTCGGGCTGCTTAAAAGCGAGGGGCCGGCGGAGGCGGGATTCGAAACCTGGCTACCCAGCGCCGAGCATAGCGCCTTGTTCGCTAACGACTGCTGATTACCGGTGAGCGCGGAAGTTGCCTGCCCCACCTTAGGTACCAGGTTGCCGAGACCTTGCGCTCGCAATCGGAGGGGGCTGCACAGGAGTAACACGAATGCCACGACAACGGCGGAGTGCTTCACTGTATGGGATTTCATTATTCGTGCCTCTCGGCATCCCCGGCTTTAGGACTGACCCTTGTCTTTGGAGCAGCCCATTCTTCTTCGCTGGCGCAATCATACTGCATGTTCGAGAGCGCGCAAGGCTTCTTTTCTTGAAACATGCCAAGCGCCGGAAGCGTGGCGATATCGACACTTTGTTCAATTCGTTCCGATTTTCCAGGGGCTTCAAACACGGCTGACAATCGCACCCTCAGGCCGGGGTCGCGGGTTCAAAGCCCACGGGCCGAACAAAGCTCGCCTCACCAGGGCAAACACGCGGACGCGGGTGTAAACGCCCTGGGCCGCAAGTGTGCTAGCCTGCCTGGCGCATAGGGCAAGTGGTCAAGGGCCCGTCGGGGCGAGCGAGGCAAAATGAAATTCGGCTATTTCACCTTGAGCGATAATCACTACTTCAACAACGAGCGCAGCGCCAACCAGTGTATCTTGGACCTGGTGGACGAAGCGATCTATGCTGAGTCGCTGGGGTACAATTCGGCCTGGATCGGCGAACACCACTTCAATTCCCTGGGCGTGCTCTCTTGCCCCGACCTGGCGCTGGCCTACATCGCCGCGCGAACCCGGCACATCCGCCTGGCCCCCGCCGTCAACGTCCTGCCGCTGCACCATCCGATCCGAGTCGCGGAGCAATGGGCCACGCTGGACCTGCTCAGCGGCGGGCGAGTGGACTTCGCCACGGGGCGCGGCTACGACCGCGGCGAATACCTGCCTCTAAACGCGCCGTTTGACGACAACGTGACGGCCTTCGCTGAAGGCGTAGACATCGTTCACCGACTGTGGTCGCAAGCGGAGCCGGTGTCGCATCACGGCAAGTATTATAATTTCGATAACATTTCGATTACGCCCAAACCAATCCAGCGACCCATTCCGATTCATCTGGCTTCCTTTTCGCATCCCACCATCGAGCTGGCCGCACGCTACGGCTTCGGACTGGTGCTCGCGACCTTTGCCGCCAACATCACGTTGGGCGGCGTGGGCGAAGCCGCACGCTATTACCGCGAGGCCTGCGCCCGCAACCACAAGCCGCCTGGACGCCTGGTATCCAGCTATTTTATCCATTTCGCCGACACCCCCGAGCAGGAGCGCGCGGCGCGCGAGCGCCAATTGCGCTACGCGCGGGAATGCACCGCCGCGGTGTCGCCCGGGGACGAAAACACCAGGCCCAAGAGCTACGCCTACTTTCAGGAATTCAAGGCCCAAATGCGCAATCGGCGAGCCGAGGATCTGGATTCGCAAACGATGCTTTTGGGCAACTCCGAACAGATTACCCTGACCCTCAAGGAAATGGCGGAGCTGGGCTTCGACGAGATCATCCTTTACTTCGGTGTGGGTCTGAAGCCTCATAACCAGGTCCGCGAAGAGATGGCCCGCTTCATCGAAGAGGTCGCGCCCGCCTTCGCCACTTCGCGCTCTTAGCCGACAATCCGCCGGCACCAGCTCGGTCCGCGCCCGCGAAAATGGCGGGGTGCTTTTCGGGGCACGGTAATGAGCGTTTTTCTGCGCGCGCTGACGCGGCTCAGTCAGCGCCTGGGAGCAAAAATACAAGCGCGGCAATCTCTGGTAGTCGAGGACATCCCGGCCGGCATCGAAGCCGTCCACATAGCCTAGGGATGGGAGTGCCCGTGATCGCCCACACCGCGCCCGCGCAGATGCTGGCGCAGGCCGATCTGATTCGTCCCTCGCTGGCCGAAACCCACCTCGAAGATGTTCTGGCCGAGCTGCGAGCCGCCACCCACTTTGAGCTAAGAGATGGCGCGAGACTCGCAACCTTCCAGGCGTCCGGAACGGCAGCCCCCCGTCCTCCGCCAGCTCGCAAGTAACCTCGCGTGCGGTTTAGCTTGAGCGGCCCGGCTGCCCAGGCCAGCAGGGAGCGGCCTTCGGCGCGGTGGCTTTCCATTCTCTGAAAGGGCGTCGTGTGCCGGATCGCATCACGACGCCCGCCCTCAAGGCGCGTTACCAGTACCGTTGTACGCGCTAATATTGCACGGTCACCGTACCCAGTTTCCCCGGCATACCAGAAACTTCGACTATTCCGCCCTGGCCGTCAGCCATGCTTATGCCGCCCTGAGGGACCATCTGGCCCGAGGTCTGGCTTTGGCCGGGAGTCGGCGTGACGCTGGGTATCGCGCTGGCGCTGGGCGAAGGCCCGCTGCTTCCGCCACTGCTGCTGCAATCGATGACTGCGAAAGCGAGCCCACTTAGCAGCATCGCGCAGCTCAGCACATAGGCGCTCCGCCGGTGGCTACCCGAACGCAGGCTCGCCGCGAGTGCCAACGTGAGGCATGCCAGCCACAGCGCGACGAACGTGCCCGGACCACCCTCGGCGCCTTCGCCGGCCGTAGTCCATCCTGCCCCAGCCAAAGCGCCAGTTGAGCCCGTGAGCATCAGCGTGACCGAGCCGCCAGAGGGAATCGTAGGCGGAGTCGAGAAGGAAAATACGGTGCTCGCTTGGGACGCGGCGACTGTGACCAGTGGGGCGCCACTGCCCACTGTCGCGGTCAACGTGAGCTGCAAAAAGATGGCGGGCAGGGAGAGATCGATCGTCACCGAATTCAACGTAAGCGGCCCGCTGGTGGTGTTGAAGACCGTAAAGGATCCGGCACCCGCGCTTGCTCCGGCGTTAACCGTGGTATTGGCCGGATTGAAGGTGGCTTCAGCACCTGGGAAAGCGGCCACCAATTTCGCGATATCGGGCGAGCCCAAGCCCGTGGCCAGGTCGTATCCCGGACCGGCGCTGTAGCCTGGGATTCCACCGTCGCCGTTGTTGCCGCTAGTGACGTCGTGCAAGCCCAGGTTCGAGCCGGGATGGGTGTATTCCACCGCGGCCAATTCATAAAGACGGTTGTTGATATTTCCCAGGCGGGTCACGCCTTGAGCTTGGGCGATGAGCCGGGAGATTCCAGCCCACATCGGCGTGGCGATCGAGGTGCCTGCGGTTAGCGTGAAGCAGGGCTGGTTGTTGGGCGAACAAGTGTTGAACCGAGAGTTCGGCCCTTGCAAGGTGGCGACAAAAAACCCCGGCATCACCGCGCTAGGCGGCGCTCCCGCAATCATTCCGTTCGCTCCCATCGAGACGTCGGGAATATCGCGCGCGCCGTCGTTGGGCACGCCTAGCCCGCTTTGCCAGGGCGGCTTGTTGAACACCTGGCTGTAACCACCGCCGCCGGAATCTTTGATCGGACAGTTCTCGGCTCCCGGCGTCGGCGTGGCTGAAGGTTGGGCTTCGGCGTTCCATGCCTCCTCCAGGCCCTGATTCACCGTGCTGATATCCACTTGGTCGGGAGGGGAACTGTAAGCAGGTTGAAACTGCGTGCCGCCCACCGTGGTAATATTGGGACTGGCCGCCTCCTCGTCGATGCTGGGCTGATATGTGTAGCCGTTGCTATCTTGGTAAGGACTTGTACCGCAATTCTTTTGCATCACCGCCGTGGGCATGGGAAAGGCGGCGGTCGGTGCCGCCGTGGGGGTGGCCAGGATCTGACCGCAGGTCCAGTTGCTGCCAAAGTCGCCGGCAGACTTGAAAAAGGTCTGGCCCTGCGCCACCGCCTGAGCTTCCCAGCCGTCCAGGGCAACAACCGTACTCTCAGGCTCGCATCCGCCTTCGGTACTGCTGCTGATCGCCCCGCACAGGTTTTCGGTGACCGCCTGTTCGACCGCTCCCAAATATCCGTTTGAGTTTGTGTAGTAATTACGAATCGGGGTGTTTGGCGAAACCGCGTGAGCCCATTCGATATCCAGATAAGGTTCGTTGTCGCCGGGCAATCCAGGCGTCGCGGTGCTCGTAGGCGCCTGGTTGAGGGTAATCGTCGGCATTACCGCGGGCGAGGGCAGCGCCGTGGCAAATTGGCTCGTAAACAGGCTGAGCGCACCAGTGTTGATGCTGGCGCCTTCGATAACCGCAATGCAATCGCTGGCACTTTGAGCGCCGCCGCTTCCCAGATTACCGCTCTGTAGCACGGGAGTTTCATCATAGAAGGTATATAGGTCGGCGGGGCCAAAAGATGGCGCGTCGTTGCATGGCGCCCATCCGCCAATTGAGCTGCAGGTTGACACGATACTGTCCCCGCTGACCGGTTGACCTCCGCGGTTGGTCAGGCCTTCGATCGAAACGATCGTCGGCGCCAGGTCGGCGGGCACCATCGGATCATTGAGATTGGCATAGCGAGTCCCCTCGCCCACGACTTTCACTTGCAGAGCGGCCTTGATCGCCGAGTAGCTGGCAGTGAATCGTACTGCGCGCTGAAGCTGGTCGACCGCCGTCACTTGCAATCCTTCGCTGCTGAGCCAGTCGGCAACCGCCTCCATCTGCGCCGGCGTGGGACCAAAGCGTTCGGCAAACTGCTCGGGAGTCAACCACTGATGGTAAAGCGGCGAATCGCGATCCTGCAGATCAGCCTCAAGCTGTGCCAACTGCGCACGATTGATGAGCGCCATCTGGACTTCGCCCTGCAACTCCTGAGCCGCTGCCAGTTCCCGTGCGAAAGGAACATTGCTTAGATGGTTGCCCGCGATCGGCACGAGCTGTTGCGCCGCAGCCATGGTGCCAGTAATCAGCAGAAACAATGTCGATAGTACCCATATGACCGGCTTCGGCATATGCGCATCATCCTGATGTCACATTCTTCTTGGGGAGTGTACGCATTTGGACCGGCCAAATGCATACACTCCCGAAGTATTTTCCTAGTAATGGGTTGGTTCGCCCCGAGATCGATTGCCCGAAGCGAACCAATGATCCGCACCCGCTAAACTGTCGCATCCAGCTCTTCGGCTACCGGCTTCGCTACCATCCTCACAAGACGGAAACCTGGCCGAGCGAGGCTGGCAGGCCGCTGACACCCACAGGCCCCGAGGGAGCTGTGACGGCCACCGCGGTTACCGCTTGGGTGGAAGTTCCTGCTATTCCCGGCTTACTGCTGCTGCTCCCACCGCACCCGGCGATTCCCGCGGTCATTGCCAGCGCCGCGATCAGCGCCAGGGCAAGGCGCCGGCGCGAGCTCAGCGGTATCGCGA from Candidatus Binataceae bacterium carries:
- a CDS encoding LLM class flavin-dependent oxidoreductase, encoding MKFGYFTLSDNHYFNNERSANQCILDLVDEAIYAESLGYNSAWIGEHHFNSLGVLSCPDLALAYIAARTRHIRLAPAVNVLPLHHPIRVAEQWATLDLLSGGRVDFATGRGYDRGEYLPLNAPFDDNVTAFAEGVDIVHRLWSQAEPVSHHGKYYNFDNISITPKPIQRPIPIHLASFSHPTIELAARYGFGLVLATFAANITLGGVGEAARYYREACARNHKPPGRLVSSYFIHFADTPEQERAARERQLRYARECTAAVSPGDENTRPKSYAYFQEFKAQMRNRRAEDLDSQTMLLGNSEQITLTLKEMAELGFDEIILYFGVGLKPHNQVREEMARFIEEVAPAFATSRS
- the aqpZ gene encoding aquaporin Z, producing the protein MSISLSRRAAAEFIGTFWLVLGGCGTAVLAAGFPHLGVGFVGVALAFGLTLLTMAFAIGHISGCHINPAVSFGLWAGGRFPGSELAPYVIAQVLGAILAAAVLYVIASGAPSFSLGGGFAANGYGAHSPGGYPLLSCAVCEITMTLIFLFVIMGATDVRVPAGFAPIPIGLVLTLIHLISIPVTNTSVNPARSTGPALFAGGWAIGQLWLFWLAPIVGAMLGGLLYRWLMQEEATAVAPVVAPIGVAR
- a CDS encoding S53 family serine peptidase; translation: MPKPVIWVLSTLFLLITGTMAAAQQLVPIAGNHLSNVPFARELAAAQELQGEVQMALINRAQLAQLEADLQDRDSPLYHQWLTPEQFAERFGPTPAQMEAVADWLSSEGLQVTAVDQLQRAVRFTASYSAIKAALQVKVVGEGTRYANLNDPMVPADLAPTIVSIEGLTNRGGQPVSGDSIVSTCSSIGGWAPCNDAPSFGPADLYTFYDETPVLQSGNLGSGGAQSASDCIAVIEGASINTGALSLFTSQFATALPSPAVMPTITLNQAPTSTATPGLPGDNEPYLDIEWAHAVSPNTPIRNYYTNSNGYLGAVEQAVTENLCGAISSSTEGGCEPESTVVALDGWEAQAVAQGQTFFKSAGDFGSNWTCGQILATPTAAPTAAFPMPTAVMQKNCGTSPYQDSNGYTYQPSIDEEAASPNITTVGGTQFQPAYSSPPDQVDISTVNQGLEEAWNAEAQPSATPTPGAENCPIKDSGGGGYSQVFNKPPWQSGLGVPNDGARDIPDVSMGANGMIAGAPPSAVMPGFFVATLQGPNSRFNTCSPNNQPCFTLTAGTSIATPMWAGISRLIAQAQGVTRLGNINNRLYELAAVEYTHPGSNLGLHDVTSGNNGDGGIPGYSAGPGYDLATGLGSPDIAKLVAAFPGAEATFNPANTTVNAGASAGAGSFTVFNTTSGPLTLNSVTIDLSLPAIFLQLTLTATVGSGAPLVTVAASQASTVFSFSTPPTIPSGGSVTLMLTGSTGALAGAGWTTAGEGAEGGPGTFVALWLACLTLALAASLRSGSHRRSAYVLSCAMLLSGLAFAVIDCSSSGGSSGPSPSASAIPSVTPTPGQSQTSGQMVPQGGISMADGQGGIVEVSGMPGKLGTVTVQY